CATGGAAGGTGCAAAGAACAATAATGCCATGGAAGGTGCAAAGAACAATAATGCCATGGAAGGTGCAAAGAACAATAATGCCATGGAAAGTTCACAGAACAATAATGCCATGGAAGTTGCAAAGAACAAAAATGCCATGGAAGGTGGAAAGAACAAAAATGCCATGGAAGGTGGAAAGAACAATAATGCCATGGAAGGTGCAAAGAACAATAATGCCATGGAAGGTGCAAAGAACAATAATGCCATGGAAGGTGCAAAAACAATAATGCCATGGAAGGTACAGAGAACAATACTGCCATGGAAGGTACAGAGAACAATAATGCCATGGAAGGTGCAAAGAACAATAATACCATGGAAGGTGCAAAGAATAATAATGCCATGGAAGGTGCAAAGAACAATAATGCCATGGGAGGTGCAAAGAACAATAATGCCATGGGAGGTGCAAAGAACAATAATGCCATGGGAGGTGCAAAGAACAATAATGCCATGGAAGGTGCAAAGAACAATAATGCCATGGAAGTTGCAAAGAACAAAAATGCCATGGAAGGTGGAAAGAACAAAAATGCCATGGAAGGTGCAAAGAACAATAATGCCATGGAAAGTGCAAAGAATAATAATGCCATGGAAGGTGCAAAGAACAATAATACCATGGAAGGTGCAAAGAAAAATAATGCCATGGAAGGTGCAAAGAACAATAATGCCATGGAAGGTGCAAAGAACAATAATGCCATGGAAGGTGCAAAGAACAATAATGCCATGGAAAGTTCACAGAACAATAATGCCATGGAAGTTGCAAAGAACAAAAATGCCATGGAAGGTGGAAAGAACAAAAATGCCATGGAAGGTGGAAAGAACAATAATGCCATGGAAGGTGCAAAGAACAATAATGCCATGGAAGGTGCAAAGAGCAATAATGCCATGGAAGGTGCAAAGAACAATAATGCCATGGGAGGTGCAAAGAACAATAATGCCATGGGAGGTGCAAAGAGCAATAATGCCATGGAAGGTGCAAAGAGCAATAATGCCATGGAAGGTGCAAAGAACAATAATGCCATGGAAGGTGCAAAGACCAATAATGCCATGGGAGGTGCAAAGAACAATAATGCCATGGAAGGTGCAAAGAGCAATAATGCCATGGAAGGTGCAAAGAGCAATAATGCCATGGAAGGTGCAAAGAACAATAATGCCATGGAAGGTGCAAAGAACAATAATGCCATGGAAGGTGCAAAGAACAATAATGCCATGAAAGGTACAAAGAACAATAATGGCATGGAAGGTGCAAAGAACAATAATGCCATGAAAGGTACAAAGAACAATAATGTCATGGAAGGTGCAAAGAACAATAATGCCATGGAAGGTGCAAAGAACAATAATGCCATGGGAGGTGCAAAGAACAATAATGCCATGGAAGGTGCAAAGAACAATAATACCATGGAAGGTGCaaagaacaataataaataaataaataaaaaaaaaaagaaccatggCTAAATATTCGAATTCTTCTCAGTCACAATAAAGAGGGTATGTAGCCAACACcacatttcttccttttcttaagTGCTAACAGAAAGCATGAATAATGGAATAACTCCATATATTAATTCTATAAGGTCTAATTAGCAAGCAATTCATAGTACATATTTTAGAACAACAATTCgagatataaagagagagagagagcgtagttgTAAAAAAACGGGATATCAGTAAAGAACATGGATTTTTCTTAAGACCATGGTCAATTTTttagcgtcaatatgcgtaggagataatgatgataattttattataaaaggcaaagctaaaaccctagttggtaaagcaggatgctatgagcccaagggctccaacagggaaaaatagcccagtgaggaaaggaaataaaaatatatacataaattactagggaagtaatgaataatcaatataaaatatttcaaaaaccgtaacaacattaaaatatatcttttatataaatactataaagagagacttacgtaagccttttaaacacacacacacacacacacacacacacatatatatatatatatatatatatatatatatatatatatatatatatatatatatatatatatatatatatatttgctcatagagaaggcatgactgccAAATTACCGAGAACTTCAAATGTTTCGCCTTTTTTACCTcggcaaacgaagttggaaggaggttatgttttaccccccccccggtttgtgtgtgtgtgtttgtttgtgaacagcttcttggccacaatttaaatcgtagtgtaatgaaatttgctgggattaactgttatgtaaaaagctggaaat
The nucleotide sequence above comes from Palaemon carinicauda isolate YSFRI2023 chromosome 2, ASM3689809v2, whole genome shotgun sequence. Encoded proteins:
- the LOC137616415 gene encoding asparagine-rich protein-like — translated: MEGTENNTAMEGTENNNAMEGAKNNNTMEGAKNNNAMEGAKNNNAMEVAKNNNAMGGAKNNNAMGGAKNNNAMEGAKNNNDMEVAKNKNAMEGGKNKNAIEGGKNNNAMEGAKNNNAMESAKNNNAMEGAKNNNTMEGAKKNNAMEGAKNNNAMEGAKNNNAMEGAKNNNAMESSQNNNAMEVAKNKNAMEGGKNKNAMEGGKNNNAMEGAKNNNAMEGTENNTAMEGTENNNAMEGAKNNNTMEGAKNNNAMEGAKNNNAMGGAKNNNAMGGAKNNNAMGGAKNNNAMEGAKNNNAMEVAKNKNAMEGGKNKNAMEGAKNNNAMESAKNNNAMEGAKNNNTMEGAKKNNAMEGAKNNNAMEGAKNNNAMEGAKNNNAMESSQNNNAMEVAKNKNAMEGGKNKNAMEGGKNNNAMEGAKNNNAMEGAKSNNAMEGAKNNNAMGGAKNNNAMGGAKSNNAMEGAKSNNAMEGAKNNNAMEGAKTNNAMGGAKNNNAMEGAKSNNAMEGAKSNNAMEGAKNNNAMEGAKNNNAMEGAKNNNAMKGTKNNNGMEGAKNNNAMKGTKNNNVMEGAKNNNAMEGAKNNNAMGGAKNNNAMEGAKNNNTMEATDVLSEEIRNEELSELLYADDLVITTENEDDLLKIVESKETLERGVLIVNVDKTELMVHNGEVTETKKTIDLERVSNPNLAERETGRFQYANTTFNERRTIAIHCPIKHTEKRHKQEVTISHAKKLMTLNGGLVKNEEHPDSYVGLNLPGIDLMEAQKKLLKLVAISARGSENRNTVTVYEHV